The Amycolatopsis sp. DG1A-15b genome window below encodes:
- a CDS encoding SRPBCC domain-containing protein translates to MEHGTIERELHIDARPDVVFDVVSSPGHLREWWPDEAEYPAEPGGAGRIGFGGSWVQFTVVDAIPPKHFSFRWTHAEGETAAPGNSFLVVFELEPDGTGTRLRMTETGFRERGWDEAKIAAEHADHTSGWDHFLSRLPAYAAEVGATR, encoded by the coding sequence ATGGAACACGGCACCATCGAACGGGAACTCCACATCGACGCCCGCCCCGACGTCGTCTTCGACGTCGTCAGCAGCCCCGGACACCTCCGCGAATGGTGGCCCGACGAAGCCGAATACCCCGCCGAACCCGGGGGAGCGGGCCGCATCGGCTTCGGCGGCTCCTGGGTCCAGTTCACCGTCGTCGACGCCATCCCCCCGAAACACTTCTCCTTCCGCTGGACCCACGCCGAAGGCGAGACCGCCGCCCCCGGCAACTCCTTCCTCGTCGTCTTCGAACTCGAACCCGACGGCACCGGCACCCGCCTCCGGATGACCGAAACCGGCTTCCGCGAACGCGGCTGGGACGAAGCCAAGATCGCCGCCGAACACGCCGACCACACCTCCGGCTGGGACCACTTCCTCTCCCGCCTGCCCGCCTACGCCGCCGAAGTTGGAGCCACCCGGTGA
- a CDS encoding metalloregulator ArsR/SmtB family transcription factor, with the protein MTTAVDDDLWSAIGDPTRRRMLDLLLNQGSGTATSLSEHLPVTRQAVAKHLAVLDRAGLVHAHSAGREKQFRVDEDQLARAVAQLTDVGNAWDARLRRIKRIAETIEKTIERKQ; encoded by the coding sequence GTGACCACCGCCGTGGACGACGACCTCTGGTCCGCGATCGGCGACCCCACCCGGCGCCGGATGCTCGACCTGCTGCTCAACCAGGGGAGCGGCACGGCAACCAGCCTCAGCGAACACCTCCCCGTGACCCGCCAGGCCGTCGCCAAACACCTCGCCGTCCTCGACCGCGCCGGCCTCGTCCACGCACACAGCGCCGGCCGCGAAAAACAGTTCCGCGTCGACGAAGACCAGCTCGCGCGCGCCGTCGCCCAGCTCACCGACGTCGGCAACGCCTGGGACGCCCGGCTCCGCCGCATCAAGCGCATCGCCGAAACCATCGAGAAGACCATCGAAAGGAAGCAGTAG
- a CDS encoding SRPBCC domain-containing protein, with amino-acid sequence MDILHRVGIHNATPDQVYAAITTIDGLTAWWTEKTVGDTEPGGVIAFRFIPGGFDMKVLELEPDRLVRWEVVDGPPEWIGTTIRWELEQRSDYTIVLFKHEGWREAGEFMHHCSTKWATYLMSLKQLVETGEGAPAPRDVMISDWH; translated from the coding sequence ATGGACATCCTGCACCGCGTCGGCATCCACAACGCCACCCCGGACCAGGTCTACGCCGCGATCACCACGATCGACGGCCTGACCGCCTGGTGGACCGAGAAGACCGTGGGGGACACCGAACCCGGCGGCGTCATCGCCTTCCGCTTCATCCCGGGCGGCTTCGACATGAAGGTCCTCGAACTCGAGCCGGACCGGCTCGTCCGCTGGGAAGTCGTCGACGGGCCACCGGAGTGGATCGGCACGACGATCCGCTGGGAGCTCGAGCAGCGCAGCGACTACACGATCGTCCTGTTCAAGCACGAAGGCTGGCGCGAGGCGGGCGAGTTCATGCACCACTGCAGCACGAAGTGGGCGACCTACCTGATGAGCCTCAAGCAGCTCGTGGAGACCGGGGAGGGTGCCCCGGCACCGAGGGACGTGATGATCAGCGACTGGCACTGA
- a CDS encoding tyrosine-type recombinase/integrase → MRYKIHMKVSEAQQAFFAARRPRKDSPHTTDAYRRDLAGITTLLVSELGRPAEDLEVADLTGPALRSAFGAFADGHAKSSVLRAWSTWNQFLTFCVADGLLAGNPMGAVARPRTPALTPKPLRGEETPEQLLSAAAAGSRRARDPWPERDVLVIALGLVAGLRAAEMRALSARSLVGRAGELRLHVKGKGSRDRSIPVQPVLAELIERYRESCRVRFPNVRFSPGSPLLLDRAGEPIGRGALEYLVKSCYRGAGLHDRVPVGANLHALRHTFATRLAEDGATASEIMALLGHASLATSQNYIEATGREQRAAAASNRTYRALDGLG, encoded by the coding sequence GTGCGGTACAAGATCCACATGAAGGTTTCCGAGGCCCAGCAAGCCTTCTTCGCCGCCCGTCGCCCCCGCAAGGACTCTCCGCACACCACAGACGCCTACCGCCGGGATCTCGCCGGGATCACCACTCTCCTGGTTTCGGAGCTCGGGCGCCCGGCCGAGGACCTGGAGGTCGCCGACCTCACCGGCCCGGCGCTGCGGTCGGCGTTCGGGGCGTTCGCGGACGGGCACGCGAAGAGCTCGGTGCTGCGGGCGTGGTCGACGTGGAACCAGTTCCTCACGTTCTGCGTGGCCGACGGGCTGCTGGCGGGCAATCCGATGGGGGCGGTGGCGCGGCCGCGGACGCCGGCGTTGACGCCGAAGCCGTTGCGGGGTGAGGAAACCCCGGAGCAGCTGCTGTCGGCGGCGGCCGCGGGTTCGCGGCGCGCGCGGGATCCGTGGCCGGAGCGGGACGTGCTGGTGATCGCGCTGGGGCTGGTGGCGGGGTTGCGGGCGGCGGAGATGCGGGCGTTGTCGGCGCGGTCGCTGGTGGGGCGCGCGGGTGAGCTGCGGTTGCACGTGAAGGGCAAGGGCAGCCGGGACCGGTCGATTCCGGTGCAGCCGGTGCTGGCGGAGCTGATCGAGCGGTACCGGGAGTCGTGCCGGGTGCGGTTCCCGAACGTGCGGTTCTCCCCTGGTTCGCCGTTGCTGCTGGACCGGGCGGGTGAGCCGATCGGGCGGGGTGCGCTGGAGTACCTGGTGAAGTCGTGTTATCGGGGTGCGGGGTTGCACGACCGGGTGCCGGTGGGGGCGAATCTGCACGCCTTGCGGCACACGTTCGCGACGCGGCTGGCGGAGGACGGGGCGACGGCGTCGGAGATCATGGCGTTGCTGGGGCACGCGAGCTTGGCGACGAGTCAGAACTACATCGAGGCGACGGGCCGGGAGCAGCGTGCGGCGGCGGCGAGCAACCGGACATATCGGGCGCTGGATGGTCTTGGCTGA
- a CDS encoding glycerophosphodiester phosphodiesterase, giving the protein MHASFPYLADPVPRAFAHRGWHLGELEGLENSLPAFKRACAEGYRYLETDVHATADGVVVVHHDPDLDRTTDGAGPIAAQTWEQLKNVKVGGKAALSRLEDVLEELPDARFNVDVKADRAVEPFVRVLERTGAFDRVAGAAFSDARLVRLRKLAGPRLVTAMGPRSAFALWVRGRLPLLPLGRLVLGAMAQVPVRQGALRVVDKAFLSIAGRSGVEVHTWTIDDPAEMRMLLDLGVHGIVTDRPDLLREVLIERGAWRRSQEP; this is encoded by the coding sequence ATGCACGCGTCGTTCCCGTACCTGGCTGATCCGGTCCCCCGTGCCTTCGCCCACCGGGGGTGGCACCTCGGTGAGCTCGAGGGGCTGGAGAACTCGTTGCCGGCGTTCAAGCGGGCGTGTGCGGAGGGGTACCGGTACCTCGAGACGGATGTGCACGCGACGGCGGACGGTGTGGTGGTGGTGCACCACGATCCGGATCTGGACCGGACCACGGACGGTGCCGGGCCGATCGCGGCGCAGACGTGGGAGCAGTTGAAGAACGTCAAGGTGGGCGGGAAGGCTGCGCTGTCGCGGTTGGAGGACGTCCTCGAGGAATTGCCGGACGCGCGGTTCAACGTGGATGTGAAGGCCGATCGGGCGGTGGAGCCGTTCGTGCGGGTGCTGGAGCGGACGGGGGCGTTCGACCGGGTGGCGGGGGCGGCGTTTTCGGACGCGCGGCTGGTGCGGTTGCGGAAGCTGGCGGGGCCGCGGCTGGTGACGGCGATGGGGCCGCGGTCGGCGTTCGCGTTGTGGGTGCGGGGCCGGTTGCCGTTGCTGCCGCTGGGGCGGCTGGTGCTGGGGGCGATGGCGCAGGTGCCGGTGCGGCAGGGGGCGTTGCGGGTGGTGGACAAGGCGTTCCTGTCGATCGCCGGGCGTTCGGGTGTCGAGGTGCACACGTGGACGATCGACGATCCGGCGGAGATGCGGATGCTGCTGGATCTCGGGGTGCACGGGATCGTGACGGATCGGCCGGATCTGCTGCGTGAGGTGCTGATCGAGCGGGGTGCGTGGCGGCGGTCGCAGGAGCCGTGA
- a CDS encoding transglycosylase family protein, whose protein sequence is MIQNRPRTVTRLLLLAIATTVLPLTTPAAASADPASSAWAKLRMCESSNRYATNTGNGYYGAYQFDLPTWRSVGGQGRPDQATPAEQDYRALYLYRMRGWQPWQCAGMLNLAADADARSKRVPSYTESAYIGGGGLPTPPPGPGGPKPAWPGVVYRYGDCADALKTFQLRMNAFGYGFTGTGCYLDKTRTAVLDLQRANGINDSGLLGPKTWEAAWTGKPPR, encoded by the coding sequence ATGATCCAGAACCGCCCACGCACCGTGACGAGACTCCTGCTCCTCGCGATCGCCACCACGGTTCTGCCCCTCACCACCCCCGCCGCCGCCTCCGCCGACCCCGCCTCGAGCGCCTGGGCCAAACTCCGCATGTGCGAGTCGAGCAACCGCTACGCCACCAACACCGGCAACGGCTACTACGGCGCCTACCAGTTCGACCTGCCCACCTGGCGCAGCGTCGGCGGCCAAGGACGCCCCGACCAGGCCACCCCCGCCGAACAGGACTACCGCGCCCTCTACCTCTACCGCATGCGCGGCTGGCAACCCTGGCAGTGCGCCGGCATGCTCAACCTCGCCGCCGACGCCGACGCCCGCAGCAAACGCGTCCCCAGCTACACCGAATCCGCCTACATCGGCGGGGGAGGCCTGCCCACCCCGCCGCCCGGCCCCGGCGGCCCCAAACCCGCCTGGCCCGGCGTCGTCTACCGCTACGGCGACTGCGCCGACGCGCTCAAGACCTTCCAGCTCCGCATGAACGCCTTCGGCTACGGCTTCACCGGCACCGGCTGCTACCTCGACAAGACCCGCACCGCCGTCCTCGACCTCCAACGCGCCAACGGCATCAACGACAGCGGCCTCCTCGGCCCCAAGACCTGGGAAGCCGCCTGGACCGGCAAACCACCCCGCTGA
- a CDS encoding MFS transporter, producing MTLAGTRSTRRERWGWYFYDWANSPFYSSTTTVFGALSMSPIAAADARANITLNGDRACLNAAGETDTLHNCDVTLLGLHFPAGSVWGYLLSVATVVQVLVLPIAGAVADRSHHKRRILGGFAFLGAAAAAAMFFFSGSAWQLGAVLFIVANIGYGGSLVVYYSFLVDIGGPDERDGISAKGWAFGYLGGGLALTLQLVLYLKHDLFGVDKDLAVQICFLTSGLWWAAFTFPAVRALPRRHVPVDVAPGRSVLRAGFTELRQTLVAAKAYPLTLAFLGSYLVFTDGINTVVTVSAQYGKDELRFGNEVLIVTILVIQFVAYLGGTVHGLVARRIGAKRTILGSLVLWIVVLAGAYFVQPRQMLQFLAVAVGIGLVLGGTNALSRSLFSQMIPAGKDAQYYSLYVVGERGTSWLGPLVFAGVGQATGSFRLAIVALVIFFVAGLVLVWLVPVRRAIVAAGNRPPEVL from the coding sequence ATGACGCTGGCCGGGACGCGCTCGACCAGGCGCGAGCGCTGGGGCTGGTATTTCTACGACTGGGCGAATTCGCCGTTCTATTCGTCGACGACGACGGTGTTCGGGGCGCTGTCGATGAGCCCGATCGCGGCGGCGGACGCGCGGGCGAACATCACCCTTAACGGGGACCGTGCGTGCCTGAACGCGGCGGGTGAGACGGACACGCTGCACAACTGCGACGTGACGTTGCTGGGGTTGCACTTCCCGGCCGGTTCGGTGTGGGGTTACCTGCTGTCGGTGGCGACGGTGGTGCAGGTGCTGGTGCTGCCGATCGCCGGCGCGGTGGCTGATCGGAGTCACCACAAGCGGCGGATCCTGGGTGGGTTCGCGTTCCTGGGTGCGGCGGCCGCGGCGGCGATGTTCTTCTTCTCGGGGTCGGCCTGGCAGCTGGGTGCGGTGCTGTTCATCGTGGCGAACATCGGCTATGGGGGTTCGCTGGTCGTCTACTACTCGTTCCTGGTCGACATCGGGGGGCCGGACGAGCGGGACGGCATTTCGGCGAAGGGGTGGGCGTTCGGGTACCTGGGTGGCGGGCTGGCGCTGACGTTGCAGCTGGTGCTCTACCTGAAGCACGACCTGTTCGGGGTGGACAAGGACCTTGCGGTGCAGATCTGCTTCCTGACCTCGGGGTTGTGGTGGGCGGCGTTCACCTTCCCCGCGGTGCGGGCGCTCCCCCGCCGGCACGTGCCGGTCGACGTCGCGCCGGGGCGTTCGGTGCTGCGGGCGGGGTTCACGGAGTTGCGGCAGACGCTGGTGGCGGCGAAGGCGTACCCGTTGACGCTGGCGTTCTTGGGCAGCTACCTGGTCTTCACCGATGGGATCAACACGGTGGTGACGGTGTCGGCGCAGTACGGCAAGGACGAGCTGAGGTTCGGCAACGAGGTGTTGATCGTCACGATCCTGGTGATCCAGTTCGTGGCGTACCTGGGTGGCACGGTGCACGGGCTGGTGGCGCGGCGGATCGGGGCGAAGCGGACGATTCTGGGCAGCCTGGTGCTGTGGATCGTGGTGCTGGCCGGGGCGTATTTCGTGCAGCCGCGGCAGATGCTGCAGTTCCTCGCGGTGGCGGTGGGGATCGGGCTGGTGCTGGGCGGGACGAACGCGCTGTCGCGGTCGCTGTTCAGCCAGATGATCCCGGCGGGCAAGGACGCGCAGTACTACTCGCTCTACGTCGTGGGTGAGCGCGGGACGTCGTGGCTGGGGCCGCTGGTGTTCGCCGGGGTCGGGCAGGCGACGGGGTCGTTCCGGCTGGCCATCGTGGCGCTGGTGATCTTCTTCGTGGCGGGGCTGGTGCTGGTGTGGCTGGTGCCGGTGCGGCGGGCGATCGTGGCGGCGGGCAACCGTCCGCCGGAGGTTCTGTAG
- a CDS encoding thymidine kinase: protein MTLLNDAAGPDPTDALSSVPAAGSRRGTPPVGRLKFCYGPMDCGKSTLALQIDHNHARQGRRGLVLVRHDRSGAPQISSRIGLTRQAVEVGEDTDVRDLVRQEWAQGRHVDYVVVDEAQFLSPGQVDQLAELADEVEIDVYCFGIATDFRSRLFPGAARLFELADELQPVQVEVLCWCGLPGRFNARVVDGEVVREGDTVVVADTEQSVVETSASARFEAEFATVRYQVLCRRHFRSGDLGPVTAHHGQLRLT, encoded by the coding sequence GTGACCTTGCTGAACGACGCCGCCGGCCCTGATCCCACCGATGCCCTGTCGTCGGTTCCCGCGGCCGGTTCGCGCCGTGGGACGCCGCCGGTGGGCAGGCTGAAGTTCTGCTACGGGCCGATGGACTGCGGGAAGTCGACCCTGGCGCTGCAGATCGACCACAACCACGCGCGGCAGGGCCGCCGGGGGCTGGTGCTGGTGCGTCACGACCGGTCGGGTGCGCCGCAGATCTCCAGCCGGATCGGGCTGACCCGGCAGGCGGTGGAGGTCGGTGAGGACACCGACGTGCGTGACTTGGTGCGGCAGGAGTGGGCGCAGGGCCGGCACGTGGACTACGTCGTGGTGGACGAGGCGCAGTTCCTCTCCCCCGGTCAGGTCGACCAGCTGGCGGAGCTGGCCGACGAGGTCGAGATCGACGTCTACTGCTTCGGGATCGCGACGGACTTCCGGAGCCGGTTGTTCCCGGGGGCCGCTCGTCTGTTCGAACTGGCGGACGAGTTGCAGCCGGTTCAGGTGGAGGTGTTGTGCTGGTGCGGGCTGCCCGGGCGGTTCAACGCGCGGGTGGTCGACGGCGAGGTGGTGCGTGAGGGCGATACCGTCGTGGTGGCAGATACCGAACAATCCGTAGTTGAAACTTCAGCTTCAGCACGTTTTGAGGCCGAATTCGCTACTGTGCGTTATCAGGTATTGTGTCGCCGCCACTTTCGATCGGGTGACCTGGGGCCGGTTACCGCCCATCACGGTCAGTTACGGTTGACCTGA
- a CDS encoding RNA polymerase-binding protein RbpA — MADRVLRGSRLGAVSYETDRNHDLAPRRTVRYACPKNHEFEVPFSDDAEIPTVWECRLHGSESEIVDGGQPEQKKVKPPRTHWDMLLERRTIPELEDLLNERLAELKGRRTSRSA, encoded by the coding sequence ATGGCCGACCGTGTTCTTCGTGGAAGCCGGCTGGGAGCGGTCAGCTACGAGACCGACCGCAACCACGACCTCGCCCCACGCCGCACCGTGCGCTACGCCTGCCCGAAGAACCACGAGTTCGAGGTGCCGTTCTCCGACGACGCCGAGATCCCGACGGTCTGGGAGTGCCGCCTGCACGGCAGCGAATCGGAGATCGTCGATGGTGGGCAACCCGAGCAGAAGAAGGTCAAGCCGCCGCGCACCCACTGGGACATGCTGCTCGAGCGGCGCACGATCCCCGAGCTCGAGGACCTGCTCAACGAACGTCTCGCCGAGCTGAAGGGCCGCCGCACCTCCCGGTCGGCGTGA
- a CDS encoding NUDIX domain-containing protein, whose translation MTSSTSLTRNPRVRVTDVELLSSAWYVLRRTTFDYRHGDGRWTTEQRETYDRGNGATVLLYDLEGGTVLLTRQFRYPVYVNDHPDGMFVETAAGLLDTDDPETAIRREAEEETGVRIGALQHVFDVYTSPGSVTERLHCYAAPYDPADRGEGGGIAEEGEDIEVLELPFTKALAMIGTGEIADAKTIMLLQWAALHGPFRGL comes from the coding sequence ATGACCTCTTCGACAAGCCTGACCCGCAACCCGCGGGTCCGGGTCACCGACGTGGAGCTGCTCTCGTCGGCCTGGTACGTGCTGCGCCGCACCACGTTCGACTACCGGCACGGCGACGGGCGCTGGACGACCGAACAGCGCGAGACCTACGACCGCGGCAACGGCGCCACGGTGCTGCTCTACGACCTCGAGGGCGGCACCGTCCTGCTGACCCGCCAGTTCCGCTACCCCGTCTACGTCAACGACCACCCGGACGGCATGTTCGTGGAGACCGCGGCCGGCCTGCTGGACACCGACGACCCGGAAACCGCGATCCGGCGGGAGGCGGAGGAGGAGACCGGCGTGCGGATCGGCGCACTGCAGCACGTGTTCGACGTCTACACGAGCCCGGGCTCGGTGACCGAACGCCTGCACTGCTACGCGGCGCCCTACGACCCCGCCGACCGCGGCGAAGGCGGCGGCATCGCGGAGGAGGGCGAAGACATCGAGGTCCTCGAGCTCCCGTTCACCAAGGCCCTGGCCATGATCGGAACCGGTGAGATCGCGGACGCCAAGACGATCATGCTCCTGCAGTGGGCCGCCCTGCACGGCCCCTTCCGCGGCCTCTGA
- a CDS encoding DeoR/GlpR family DNA-binding transcription regulator, with the protein MLVGERRELLLARLAADGKVMAKDVAAELGVSEDSIRRDLRDLAAAGLCQRVYGGALPVSPAVADYASRTSIAVGGKDRVAAVAAALIRPGSTVILDGGTTTLAVAKALPEDLEATVVTHSPTVAVALLGHPGVEVFLLGGRLFRHSAVTCGAAAAEAAQSISAEVYLLGVTGVHPEAGLTTGDADEAAMKRTLARRAADTYVLASAEKLGAASRFTVLPFGDVAGIITDADDQNVQELARQGVAILRA; encoded by the coding sequence ATGCTGGTCGGGGAACGTCGTGAACTGCTGCTCGCGCGGCTCGCCGCCGACGGCAAAGTCATGGCGAAGGACGTCGCGGCCGAGCTCGGGGTCTCCGAGGACAGCATCCGCCGCGACCTGCGCGACCTCGCCGCGGCCGGGCTCTGCCAGCGCGTCTACGGCGGCGCCCTGCCCGTCTCCCCCGCCGTCGCCGACTACGCGAGCCGGACCTCCATCGCCGTCGGCGGCAAGGACCGGGTCGCCGCGGTGGCCGCCGCCCTGATCCGGCCCGGCTCCACCGTCATCCTGGATGGCGGCACGACCACGCTGGCCGTCGCGAAAGCCCTCCCCGAAGACCTCGAGGCCACCGTCGTCACGCACAGCCCGACCGTCGCCGTCGCCCTGCTCGGCCACCCCGGCGTCGAGGTGTTCCTGCTGGGCGGCCGGTTGTTCCGGCACTCCGCGGTCACCTGCGGCGCGGCCGCGGCCGAGGCCGCCCAGTCGATCAGCGCCGAGGTCTACCTGCTCGGTGTCACCGGCGTCCACCCCGAAGCCGGCCTGACCACCGGCGACGCCGACGAAGCCGCGATGAAGCGCACCCTGGCCCGGCGCGCGGCCGACACCTACGTGCTGGCCAGCGCCGAGAAGCTGGGCGCGGCGTCGCGGTTCACCGTGCTGCCCTTCGGCGACGTCGCCGGGATCATCACCGACGCCGACGACCAGAACGTGCAGGAACTTGCACGACAGGGTGTGGCGATCCTGCGGGCGTGA
- a CDS encoding PIG-L family deacetylase — MGPVTTIVAFHAHADDPVLLSGGTLARAAADGHRVVVVVATDGMAAEHPTPRWAELEAAAAILGVRRVVHLGYADSGHGPVLYADPPGRQRFARADTEEAAHRLAALLHEERADLLLGYDGNGGYGHRDHVKVHEVARRAARLTGTRLLEATLPRDFALRFVRVVRALRIPFEYDVEALGHAYSPASAITHRFDVRRFAGRKQAALAAHVSDVRGTGRLSAVLRLLVWLPAPLFGLVAGREWYAEVTPAGSPHPVVQVPARSGRRRR, encoded by the coding sequence ATGGGGCCGGTGACGACCATCGTGGCCTTCCACGCCCACGCCGACGACCCCGTCCTGCTCAGCGGCGGCACGCTGGCCCGCGCCGCGGCCGACGGGCACCGGGTGGTGGTCGTCGTGGCCACCGACGGCATGGCCGCCGAGCACCCGACGCCGCGGTGGGCCGAGCTGGAGGCCGCCGCGGCCATCCTCGGCGTCCGGCGCGTCGTGCACCTGGGCTACGCCGACAGCGGACACGGACCGGTGCTGTACGCCGACCCGCCCGGACGGCAGCGCTTCGCCCGGGCGGACACCGAGGAGGCCGCGCACCGGCTCGCGGCCCTGCTGCACGAGGAGCGCGCCGACCTGCTGCTCGGCTACGACGGCAACGGCGGCTACGGTCACCGCGACCACGTGAAGGTGCACGAAGTCGCCCGCCGGGCGGCCCGGCTGACCGGGACGCGGCTGCTGGAGGCCACCCTGCCCCGGGACTTCGCGCTGCGGTTCGTGCGGGTGGTGCGGGCGCTGCGGATCCCGTTCGAATACGACGTCGAAGCGCTCGGGCACGCCTACAGCCCGGCCTCGGCCATCACCCACCGGTTCGACGTGCGGCGGTTCGCCGGGCGCAAACAGGCGGCGCTGGCCGCGCACGTGTCCGACGTGCGCGGCACCGGGCGGCTTTCGGCGGTGCTGCGGCTGCTCGTGTGGCTACCGGCGCCCCTGTTCGGGCTGGTCGCCGGCCGCGAGTGGTACGCCGAGGTCACGCCCGCAGGATCGCCACACCCTGTCGTGCAAGTTCCTGCACGTTCTGGTCGTCGGCGTCGGTGA
- a CDS encoding polyprenol monophosphomannose synthase, with translation MSQAPRGAREIEPVLVVIPTYNERENLGPILDRLHKVLPDVHVLVVDDGSPDGTGELADERAAANPHIQVLHRTEKAGLGAAYIAGFRWGLAREYNTIVEMDADGSHAPEDLPRLLDAVGDADLAIGSRYVPGGSVVNWPVNRQILSRGANIYSQVALGMRTRDITAGFRAYRRPVLEKLPLDEVNSHGYCFQIDLTIRTADAGFEIVEVPITFTEREIGESKMSGSIIREAFLRVAKWGVERRWHQLRKLVKRA, from the coding sequence ATGTCGCAGGCGCCGCGGGGGGCCCGGGAAATCGAGCCGGTGCTGGTGGTGATCCCGACGTACAACGAGCGGGAGAACCTCGGCCCGATCCTGGATCGCCTGCACAAGGTACTCCCGGACGTGCACGTGCTCGTGGTGGACGACGGCAGCCCGGACGGCACCGGCGAGCTCGCCGACGAGCGCGCGGCCGCCAACCCCCACATCCAGGTGCTGCACCGCACCGAGAAGGCCGGCCTCGGCGCCGCCTACATCGCCGGGTTCCGCTGGGGCCTGGCGCGTGAGTACAACACGATCGTCGAGATGGACGCCGACGGCTCGCACGCCCCCGAGGACCTGCCCCGCCTGCTGGACGCGGTCGGCGACGCCGACCTGGCGATCGGCTCGCGCTACGTGCCGGGTGGCAGCGTCGTGAACTGGCCGGTGAACCGCCAGATCCTCTCCCGCGGCGCCAACATCTACTCGCAGGTCGCGCTGGGCATGCGCACCCGCGACATCACCGCGGGCTTCCGCGCCTACCGCCGTCCGGTGCTGGAGAAGCTGCCCCTGGACGAGGTCAACTCGCACGGCTACTGCTTCCAGATCGACCTGACCATCCGCACGGCCGACGCCGGGTTCGAGATCGTCGAGGTCCCGATCACCTTCACCGAGCGCGAGATCGGCGAGTCGAAGATGAGCGGCTCGATCATCCGCGAGGCGTTCCTGCGGGTGGCCAAGTGGGGCGTCGAGCGCCGCTGGCACCAGCTGCGCAAGCTCGTCAAGCGCGCCTGA